One genomic region from Magallana gigas chromosome 3, xbMagGiga1.1, whole genome shotgun sequence encodes:
- the LOC105334468 gene encoding transmembrane channel-like protein 3 isoform X1, translated as MEFNEQSNLLRNGGDRPTTSYGGRAQTVRDAEEYSYDNSSFAVDYEGLSSSDLVESSRSRSKSILGERESASDILYRLRYSFLDPDLDSEHVISETQDCLTGQDKLRFKEDILEGIREVCLPMKQKLRIRRIITTDRVNRRRDQNSKKYISSKSRKNGSGFLHLWESSITKLTAYFGSTVASYFTFLRTLFFLNLVTGIILFSFIGVPQITTGEFLLDLDDKGKTFGHFGDLSYSMLFYGIYQDAVDGFSLPLSYFLTWIAVNLLTVLYLASSMYLRYRRSKLSDTGSDFPFTWSMFCYFDFTINTKAGVKDHLKAFCTDLKEKIREEKSLEVVAWLKKLQIYFLRLVSNVIVLGLLGGSGYLIYYVAQQEPDERDVDFNENLKELAKEIYERYRLAAVVAILKLVVPSIFKLLVKMESYQPRTELKFTLARTTFFHYASLIVFITSLTKKADCIDGQEPQITSTPSSVPSNHSTNNSTSCATNQCWENIVGEEIFKLILVDLGVCIAVGILFDVLIAVFVRTRTCCCKMDYSEFVVTSNVLDLVYGQGLVWLGLYFSPLMALVAVVKLFIVFYFRYFVARFANIPPKKMFRASRSGSFYLFLLLITWILCFIPVVYILIEKTPSVDCGPFAKKDRAYKVIDFLDSLDDLPSWLSWVKDALDYIATAIVIIPVIVVLILLVLYYRVKSSSYNALIQELRRQLVFERKIERKKVFAKALSVPALGSLGKTTGSAVTGEMSRKTSAVTFTA; from the exons ATGGAATTTAATGAACAATCCAATTTGCTAAGAAATGGGGGCGACCGGCCGACGACCAGCTATGGAGGACGAGCACAAACTGTCCGTGATGCTGAGGAGTATTCCTACGACAACTCTTCGTTTGCCGTCGATTATGAGGGACTGAGTTCCAGCGATCTTGTTG AATCTAGTCGCAGCAGAAGCAAATCCATCTTGGGAGAAAGGGAATCCGCCTCTGATATTCTATACCGACTGCGATACAGTTTCCTGGACCCGGA TTTAGACTCTGAACATGTCATCTCCGAAACACAGGACTGTCTGACTGGACAGGACAAGCTCAGGTTCAAGGAGGACATTTTGGAAGGCATCCGGGAAGTTTGTTTGCCCATGAAACAGAAGCTTAGGATAAGGAG AATAATAACGACTGACCGAGTGAACAGAAGAAGAGACCAGAATTCAAAGAAGTACATCAGTTCTAAA TCGAGGAAGAACGGTTCTGGGTTTCTTCACCTCTGGGAGTCTTCTATTACCAAATTGACAG CGTACTTTGGAAGTACAGTCGCCTCTTACTTCACGTTTCTGAGAACTCTGTTCTTCTTGAACTTGGTGACTGGGATAATTCTCTTCTCCTTCATTGGCGTCCCTCAG ATTACCACTGGCGAGTTTTTGCTGGACTTGGACGACAAAGGCAAAACTTTCGGACACTTT GGGGACCTGTCGTACAGCATGCTGTTTTACGGTATCTACCAGGACGCCGTGGACGGCTTCAGTCTCCCACTCTCCTACTTCCTGACCTGGATAGCAGTTAATCTACTCACCGTACTCTACCTCGCCTCTAG CATGTACCTGCGCTACAGAAGAAGTAAGCTCTCAGACACGGGCAGTGACTTCCCGTTCACGTGGTCTATGTTTTGTTACTTCGACTTCACCATCAACACCAAGGCTGGTGTCAAGGACCATCTGAAAGCGTTCTGCACAGATCTGAAG GAAAAGATCCGAGAAGAAAAATCCCTGGAGGTAGTTGCTTGGTTGAAGAA GCTGCAGATCTACTTCCTTCGGTTGGTCAGTAACGTTATCGTCCTTGGGTTGCTGGGAGGGAGCGGGTATCTGATTTACTACGTGGCACAGCAAGAACCAGACGAGCGAGATGTAGATTTCAACGAAAACCTGAAAGAATTAGCCAAAGAAATTTATGAACGCTATCGG CTGGCCGCCGTGGTGGCTATCCTCAAACTCGTTGTTCCGTCTATCTTCAAACTTTTGGTCAAAATGGAAAGCTACCAACCACGCACAGAATTAAAATTCACACTTGCGAG GACCACCTTCTTCCATTATGCCAGTTTGATAGTGTTTATTACCTCGCTTACCAAGAAGGCGGATTGCATTGACGGGCAAGAACCACAGATCACATCG ACCCCGTCGTCCGTTCCATCCAACCATTCCACAAACAACAGCACTTCGTGCGCCACCAATCAGTGCTGGGAAAACATCGTGGGGGAAGAGATCTTCAAGCTGATCCTGGTAGACCTCGGGGTGTGTATAGCGGTGGGGATCTTGTTTGACGTCCTGATAGCGGTCTTCGTTCGAACCAGGACCTGCTGCTGCAAG ATGGACTACAGTGAGTTTGTGGTGACGTCCAATGTTTTGGACTTGGTGTACGGACAGGGCTTGGTTTGGCTGGGACTCTATTTCTCGCCATTAATGGCTCTGGTCGCAGTCGTCAAGTTATTCATTGTTTTCTATTTCCGATATTTTGTTGCACGCTTTGCCAACATCCCACCTAAGAAGATGTTCCGGGCCTCTAGATCTGGCAGTTTCTACTTGTTCCTGTTACTGATCACGTGGATCCTCTGCTTCATCCCTGTCGTCTACATACTGATCGA AAAAACGCCCTCTGTTGACTGTGGGCCATTTGCAAAGAAAGACAGGGCTTACAAAGTAATTGATTTCCTGGACTCCTTAGATGACCTTCCCAGTTGGTTGAGCTGGGTAAAGGACGCCCTGGACTACATCGCCACCGCCATTGTTATCATTCCCGTCATCGTGGTATTAAT ACTGCTGGTACTGTATTACCGAGTGAAATCCAGCTCCTATAACGCTCTGATACAGGAGCTCCGGAGACAGCTAGTTTTT GAAAGGAAGATCGAGAGGAAAAAGGTGTTTGCCAAAGCATTGTCCGTGCCAG CTCTAGGCAGCCTTGGAAAGACCACTGGATCAGCTGTCACAGGAGAGATGTCCAGGAAAACCAGTGCCGTTACCTTCACAGCATGA
- the LOC105334468 gene encoding transmembrane channel-like protein 3 isoform X2: protein MEFNEQSNLLRNGGDRPTTSYGGRAQTVRDAEEYSYDNSSFAVDYEGLSSSDLVESSRSRSKSILGERESASDILYRLRYSFLDPDLDSEHVISETQDCLTGQDKLRFKEDILEGIREVCLPMKQKLRIRRIITTDRVNRRRDQNSKKYISSKSRKNGSGFLHLWESSITKLTAYFGSTVASYFTFLRTLFFLNLVTGIILFSFIGVPQITTGEFLLDLDDKGKTFGHFGDLSYSMLFYGIYQDAVDGFSLPLSYFLTWIAVNLLTVLYLASSMYLRYRRSKLSDTGSDFPFTWSMFCYFDFTINTKAGVKDHLKAFCTDLKEKIREEKSLEVVAWLKKLQIYFLRLVSNVIVLGLLGGSGYLIYYVAQQEPDERDVDFNENLKELAKEIYERYRLAAVVAILKLVVPSIFKLLVKMESYQPRTELKFTLARTTFFHYASLIVFITSLTKKADCIDGQEPQITSTPSSVPSNHSTNNSTSCATNQCWENIVGEEIFKLILVDLGVCIAVGILFDVLIAVFVRTRTCCCKMDYSEFVVTSNVLDLVYGQGLVWLGLYFSPLMALVAVVKLFIVFYFRYFVARFANIPPKKMFRASRSGSFYLFLLLITWILCFIPVVYILIEKTPSVDCGPFAKKDRAYKVIDFLDSLDDLPSWLSWVKDALDYIATAIVIIPVIVVLMKGRSRGKRCLPKHCPCQL from the exons ATGGAATTTAATGAACAATCCAATTTGCTAAGAAATGGGGGCGACCGGCCGACGACCAGCTATGGAGGACGAGCACAAACTGTCCGTGATGCTGAGGAGTATTCCTACGACAACTCTTCGTTTGCCGTCGATTATGAGGGACTGAGTTCCAGCGATCTTGTTG AATCTAGTCGCAGCAGAAGCAAATCCATCTTGGGAGAAAGGGAATCCGCCTCTGATATTCTATACCGACTGCGATACAGTTTCCTGGACCCGGA TTTAGACTCTGAACATGTCATCTCCGAAACACAGGACTGTCTGACTGGACAGGACAAGCTCAGGTTCAAGGAGGACATTTTGGAAGGCATCCGGGAAGTTTGTTTGCCCATGAAACAGAAGCTTAGGATAAGGAG AATAATAACGACTGACCGAGTGAACAGAAGAAGAGACCAGAATTCAAAGAAGTACATCAGTTCTAAA TCGAGGAAGAACGGTTCTGGGTTTCTTCACCTCTGGGAGTCTTCTATTACCAAATTGACAG CGTACTTTGGAAGTACAGTCGCCTCTTACTTCACGTTTCTGAGAACTCTGTTCTTCTTGAACTTGGTGACTGGGATAATTCTCTTCTCCTTCATTGGCGTCCCTCAG ATTACCACTGGCGAGTTTTTGCTGGACTTGGACGACAAAGGCAAAACTTTCGGACACTTT GGGGACCTGTCGTACAGCATGCTGTTTTACGGTATCTACCAGGACGCCGTGGACGGCTTCAGTCTCCCACTCTCCTACTTCCTGACCTGGATAGCAGTTAATCTACTCACCGTACTCTACCTCGCCTCTAG CATGTACCTGCGCTACAGAAGAAGTAAGCTCTCAGACACGGGCAGTGACTTCCCGTTCACGTGGTCTATGTTTTGTTACTTCGACTTCACCATCAACACCAAGGCTGGTGTCAAGGACCATCTGAAAGCGTTCTGCACAGATCTGAAG GAAAAGATCCGAGAAGAAAAATCCCTGGAGGTAGTTGCTTGGTTGAAGAA GCTGCAGATCTACTTCCTTCGGTTGGTCAGTAACGTTATCGTCCTTGGGTTGCTGGGAGGGAGCGGGTATCTGATTTACTACGTGGCACAGCAAGAACCAGACGAGCGAGATGTAGATTTCAACGAAAACCTGAAAGAATTAGCCAAAGAAATTTATGAACGCTATCGG CTGGCCGCCGTGGTGGCTATCCTCAAACTCGTTGTTCCGTCTATCTTCAAACTTTTGGTCAAAATGGAAAGCTACCAACCACGCACAGAATTAAAATTCACACTTGCGAG GACCACCTTCTTCCATTATGCCAGTTTGATAGTGTTTATTACCTCGCTTACCAAGAAGGCGGATTGCATTGACGGGCAAGAACCACAGATCACATCG ACCCCGTCGTCCGTTCCATCCAACCATTCCACAAACAACAGCACTTCGTGCGCCACCAATCAGTGCTGGGAAAACATCGTGGGGGAAGAGATCTTCAAGCTGATCCTGGTAGACCTCGGGGTGTGTATAGCGGTGGGGATCTTGTTTGACGTCCTGATAGCGGTCTTCGTTCGAACCAGGACCTGCTGCTGCAAG ATGGACTACAGTGAGTTTGTGGTGACGTCCAATGTTTTGGACTTGGTGTACGGACAGGGCTTGGTTTGGCTGGGACTCTATTTCTCGCCATTAATGGCTCTGGTCGCAGTCGTCAAGTTATTCATTGTTTTCTATTTCCGATATTTTGTTGCACGCTTTGCCAACATCCCACCTAAGAAGATGTTCCGGGCCTCTAGATCTGGCAGTTTCTACTTGTTCCTGTTACTGATCACGTGGATCCTCTGCTTCATCCCTGTCGTCTACATACTGATCGA AAAAACGCCCTCTGTTGACTGTGGGCCATTTGCAAAGAAAGACAGGGCTTACAAAGTAATTGATTTCCTGGACTCCTTAGATGACCTTCCCAGTTGGTTGAGCTGGGTAAAGGACGCCCTGGACTACATCGCCACCGCCATTGTTATCATTCCCGTCATCGTGGTATTAAT GAAAGGAAGATCGAGAGGAAAAAGGTGTTTGCCAAAGCATTGTCCGTGCCAG CTCTAG